The Coregonus clupeaformis isolate EN_2021a chromosome 3, ASM2061545v1, whole genome shotgun sequence genome includes a region encoding these proteins:
- the rab41 gene encoding ras-related protein Rab-41 isoform X3, with translation MSTTTGGGEFGNPLRKFKLVFLGEQSVGKTSLITRFMYDSFDNTYQATIGIDFLSKTMYLEDRTVRLQLWDTAGQERFRSLIPSYIRDSTIAVVVYDITNLNSFQQTSKWIDDVRTERGSDVIIMLVGNKTDLADKRQVSVEAAERKARELNVMYIETSAKAGYNVKQLFRRVAAALPGMDSTPEKSKEDMIDIKLEKPPEMAVTESSCSC, from the exons ATGTCAACCACGACCGGCGGCGGAGAGTTTGGCAACCCCTTGCGGAAATTTAAGCTCGTATTCTTAGGCGAGCAAAGTG TGGGGAAGACATCGCTTATCACAAGGTTTATGTATGACAGCTTTGACAACACCTATCAG GCAACAATTGGCATAGACTTTTTATCAAAAACGATGTACCTGGAAGATCGTACG GTCCGACTCCAGCTCTGGGACACTGCTGGACAGGAGCGTTTCCGTAGCCTCATTCCCAGCTACATCCGCGACTCCACCATCGCTGTGGTGGTTTATGACATCACCA ATCTCAACTCATTCCAGCAAACCTCAAAGTGGATTGATGACgtcagaacagagagaggaagtgatgtcatTATCATGCTTGTGGGAAACAAAACAGACTTGGCTGATAAAAG ACAAGTGTCTGTTGAGGCTGCAGAGAGGAAAGCTCGTGAACTCAATGTGATGTACATAGAGACCAGCGCCAAGGCTGGCTATAACGTCAAACAG CTGTTTCGTCGTGTCGCTGCAGCCCTTCCGGGGATGGATAGCACACCAGAGAAGAGCAAAGAGGACA TGATCGATATCAAACTGGAGAAGCCACCAGAGATGGCGGTGACGGAGAGCAGCTGCTCCTGCTAG
- the rab41 gene encoding ras-related protein Rab-41 isoform X2 has protein sequence MSTTTGGGEFGNPLRKFKLVFLGEQSVGKTSLITRFMYDSFDNTYQATIGIDFLSKTMYLEDRTIRLQLWDTAGQERFRSLIPSYIRDSAAAVVVYDIANLNSFQQTSKWIDDVRTERGSDVIIMLVGNKTDLADKRQVSVEAAERKARELNVMYIETSAKAGYNVKQLFRRVAAALPGMDSTPEKSKEDMIDIKLEKPPEMAVTESSCSC, from the exons ATGTCAACCACGACCGGCGGCGGAGAGTTTGGCAACCCCTTGCGGAAATTTAAGCTCGTATTCTTAGGCGAGCAAAGTG TGGGGAAGACATCGCTTATCACAAGGTTTATGTATGACAGCTTTGACAACACCTATCAG GCAACAATTGGCATAGACTTTTTATCAAAAACGATGTACCTGGAAGATCGTACG ATTCGGCTCCAGCTGTGGGATACGGCCGGGCAGGAGCGGTTCCGCAGCCTCATCCCCAGCTACATCAGAGACTCAGCCGCTGCTGTGGTGGTTTATGACATAGCAA ATCTCAACTCATTCCAGCAAACCTCAAAGTGGATTGATGACgtcagaacagagagaggaagtgatgtcatTATCATGCTTGTGGGAAACAAAACAGACTTGGCTGATAAAAG ACAAGTGTCTGTTGAGGCTGCAGAGAGGAAAGCTCGTGAACTCAATGTGATGTACATAGAGACCAGCGCCAAGGCTGGCTATAACGTCAAACAG CTGTTTCGTCGTGTCGCTGCAGCCCTTCCGGGGATGGATAGCACACCAGAGAAGAGCAAAGAGGACA TGATCGATATCAAACTGGAGAAGCCACCAGAGATGGCGGTGACGGAGAGCAGCTGCTCCTGCTAG
- the rab41 gene encoding ras-related protein Rab-41 isoform X1 produces MSTTTGGGEFGNPLRKFKLVFLGEQSVGKTSLITRFMYDSFDNTYQATIGIDFLSKTMYLEDRTVRLQLWDTAGQERFRSLIPSYIRDSTIAVVVYDITNLNSFQQTSKWIDDVRTERGSDVIIMLVGNKTDLADKRQITTEEGEQRAKELNVMFIETSAKTGYNVKQLFRRVAAALPGMDSTPEKSKEDMIDIKLEKPPEMAVTESSCSC; encoded by the exons ATGTCAACCACGACCGGCGGCGGAGAGTTTGGCAACCCCTTGCGGAAATTTAAGCTCGTATTCTTAGGCGAGCAAAGTG TGGGGAAGACATCGCTTATCACAAGGTTTATGTATGACAGCTTTGACAACACCTATCAG GCAACAATTGGCATAGACTTTTTATCAAAAACGATGTACCTGGAAGATCGTACG GTCCGACTCCAGCTCTGGGACACTGCTGGACAGGAGCGTTTCCGTAGCCTCATTCCCAGCTACATCCGCGACTCCACCATCGCTGTGGTGGTTTATGACATCACCA ATCTCAACTCATTCCAGCAAACCTCAAAGTGGATTGATGACgtcagaacagagagaggaagtgatgtcatTATCATGCTTGTGGGAAACAAAACAGACTTGGCTGATAAAAG ACAGATCACCACGGAAGAGGGCGAGCAGAGAGCTAAGGAACTGAATGTCATGTTCATTGAAACCAGCGCAAAGACTGGCTACAATGTCAAACAG CTGTTTCGTCGTGTCGCTGCAGCCCTTCCGGGGATGGATAGCACACCAGAGAAGAGCAAAGAGGACA TGATCGATATCAAACTGGAGAAGCCACCAGAGATGGCGGTGACGGAGAGCAGCTGCTCCTGCTAG